In a single window of the Acidobacteriota bacterium genome:
- a CDS encoding HYR domain-containing protein produces MNRLADASSLLATKEATTFLDGQNPGGTQAPNAVATIYTVNSLADTNTGSGTAGTLRYCITQANTAGGTNTITFSVTGTITLTSSLPTINNNLTIDGPGTSLLTISGNNSVQIMTTNNGVTATIQDLTMANGNTVNQGGAIDASGSTTTVNLINCVFDHNQATFDGGAVRNNGATMNITNCTFSNNMSTNTAQGGAVKHNGLAMTITDSTFVNNAANGGGAGGALHGGTGTTNLTVTNCTFYNNFATFGGAAELRAGGTFQNCTFSKNVASATGGIDVLFQQATFINTIIAGNLDPNGNQSDLDIGSGGSINLANSFNNMIGSPGNTGFTDGVNGNHVGATDALLAPLGNYGGLTQTAPPLGNSPALNGGRNIGAPVTDQRGASRPLNGTVDIGAVEVNFIVTNTGDNPDNNIGNGLCATAASVCSLRAAIQEANTTTNALISFNLPSPSLINLSSAFPTISSNMFILGPGSSSLTISGNNSFRVFQIGSATTVGLVGLKITQGNSAAEGGGISNQGILTVTRCLISNNTAVNEGGGIANTGTLTIADSTISNNTSTLDGGGIASYGALTVSGSTFIGNSTNINGGGIAILNGGALQGSLSITNSTFSVNQAAVTGGGISFDTSVTTNTITNCTISQNQQTNVGSSGGGLGISAGTVTLKNTIIANNTKNGGSQSDITVTGGTVSASSSYNLIGIGGAGGLANGVNNNQVGVTNAGLGPLNNYGGTTLTYALTQTSVALNAGTSSGAPTTDQRGIARPSGAAFDIGAFENNVTITPTSLPTGTVGTAYPTQTFSATGGISDNFTTWILSGTLPAGLTFDAGNHDLSGTPTQSGTFQFSLIALDDTGIGGVINYTLTINPQVLDHFAIGTISGAKTAGTPFNITITAQDASNNTVVGFNGTVNLSTTAGSISPTTSGAFTNGTLTQSVTVTQSGTGKTITVNDGSGHSGTSNTFTVNAGALDHFAIGAISTQTAGIAFNISLTAQDANNNTVTSFASTVSLSTTAGTISPTTSGAFTSGTRTQSVTVTQAGASKTITVTRTAGTETGTSNTFTVNAGALHHFAIGNISAQTAGTPFSIALTAQDVNNNTVTSFTGTVNLSTTAGTISPTTSSAFTSGALNQSVTVTQAGASKTISVDDGSGHTGTSNSFTVNAGALHHFAIATISSPQNAGTAFNIALTAQDINNNTVTSFTGTVNLNTTAGTITPTTSGAFTGGARTESVTVTQSGTGKTISVDDGSSHTGTSNTFTVNPGAVHHFAIGNIAQQTTGIAFNITITAQDANNNTVTGFVSTVNLSTTAGTINPTTSGAFTAGARAQNVSVSAAGTGRTISVNDGSGHTGTSNGFTVIAPPSITAQAGVSRQQGSPISNSQIATVSDTETAAGSLIVTVTSANPSNGVTLSNIVNTNGTVTADLIASCAATNASFTLQVSDGSLTATATLNVTVTANSAPTLVYGAASVNPGGSITNPPTTASDNGSIVSYAVQSQGTYTGTISVNASGVASISNPSPVGAHTITIRATDNCGATTDATFTLTVNCVTSFTVNNAGDEPDAMPGDGICATAGGVCTLRAAIEDANALTTCAPLQINFAGGITLITLTNGQLNINRGMTINGPGADTLTISGSGLSRVFQISSATVSLNGLTITGGSTTSAGGGIVNSGTSALTVTACVVTGNTADSLGGGIANLAGNTLNVINSAVSNNISNFTGGSGGGGGISNNGTLTVTNSTISGNTKNNGDNNGGGIWSINTATIINSTITNNTAAGMNRAGGLYRQSASGTVTVFNSIIAANSSNTTVPDVTGSFATTGGGHNFIGNVGSATGFNQTGDQTGTGASPLDPLLAALGSYGGTTPTHALLPGSPAINAGTSSGAPANDQRGSARVGSVDIGAFESQGFTLMIASGNNQSATAGTAFASPLSVTVTSANSEPVNGGQVTFTPPASGASCTVAGNPATIASGAATSGTVTANANSGGPYNVAASATGATVINFSLTNTNSAPNFTPASALTRQQGSPAGAAVTVGNVSDAETAAGSLTVTQIAGGSATGITVTGITNTNGTITAQVSADCNATTGTVRFQVSDGISTGTGDLQVNVTNNSTPTLTYNNASVAAGSSTTINAATATDNGSIASYSLQNQGTYTGTISVNSGTGQVSISNATPGGAHTITIRAVDNCGGAGGTTDVTFTLTVTCPTITINPATLPNGTQGTGYSQTITPSGGSSTNYTYSFTGTLPTGVNLSVGPSATASLSGTPTAGGTFNFTITATDANGCSGSKAYTVIINALPTISAVGASRQQGSSASSSIIANVNDAESGAAGVTVTVNGGASATVNGVTVSGIVNSNGTVTANISASCAATTATFTLAATDGGGATATTTLTVTVTPDTQAPTITCPANVTQATDAGQCSAVVTYTTPTASDNCGTPTVICSPASGSTFAQGTTTVTCTATDGGNNTANCSFTVTVNDTTAPTLTCPANLTQPATAGQCSAVVTYTPPTATDNCSGVGAVSCTPASGSSFAQGTTTVTCNVTDASGNPASCSFTVTVTDTQAPTIACPANLTVPTTAGQCSAVVTYTTPQATDNCSGVGAVSCVPASGSTFAKGVTTVTCSVADAAGNPASCSFTITVNDTQNPTLGACPANINATTGGSCASVTYTPPTVSDNCPGATVSCVPPSGTCFNLGTTTVTCTATDTANNTAQCAFTVTVSPCTITCGANLTVSTDAGLCSAVVNYSLPMATGSCGTVSCVPAAGAVFPKGTTTVTCMMQTGPSCAFTVTVNDNENPQSCVTPPANMISWWPGDGNANDIQGANQGSGGAFATGKVGQAFSFSGSTLVSAPNSASLNLTGTAVTLDGWIRPTASTDAVYLGKSQNAANDYVLLYQSGQLSAIIKAGGTETTVNTGVVPALNQWTHIALVYNGATIKVYADGAEVGSTAKTGNLAGSNVPFSIGGRAGELFFNGLIDEVEVFDRALSAAEIQSIYNAGSFGKCKPVVVNATGQCSATVNYTAPDFADNCAGGTVVCVPASGTTFTVGVTTVNCTVTDAANNTFANAFTARVVDGQAPIIGACPTNINVNESAPGSGSATVTYTAPTVSDNCSGASVTCNPASGSSFSVGTTTVTCTATDAAGNTANCGFTVNVSSTCSITCPANVTVNTASGLCTAVVNYSAPTTAGTCGTVTCNPASGSVFSKGVTTVTCSTTAGPSCSFTVTVNDMQNPTLTCPANVTQSTDAGVCTAVVTYANATASDNCPGIGTPTCTPPSGSVFNKGVTTVNCSVSDASGNTTSCSFTVTVNDTTAPTLTCPANLTQPATAGQCSAVVTYTPPTATDNCSGVGAVSCTPASGSSFAQGTTTVTCNVTDASGNPASCSFTVTVTDTQAPTIACPANLTVPTTAGQCSAVVTYTTPQATDNCSGVGAVSCVPASGSTFAKGVTTVTCSVADAAGNPASCSFTITVNDTQNPTINCPASLTVLTGSGCVNVTYATPAGADNCPLPPNAVVCTPPSGSCFAVGTTTVTCTVTDASSNTAQCQFTVTVVPCVISCPANIIKENDPNQCGAVVTFAPTATAGCGTVSCSPASGTFFPKGTTTVTCGTTAGPSCSFTVTVNDTQPPQLSCPPNQTRVTALPGDSTAVVNYPAPIVSDNCPGVTMACLPPSGSTFALGVTTVTCTAIDAVGNPATCSFTISLFNACLQDDSTSTTVLLWNTFTGDYRFCCSGTVYTGKGSVTKQGNLWTLTHNTTDRRVLVRLDGSANSGSGYMQTPPGTTRCSITDRDIRNNSCLCQ; encoded by the coding sequence GCGCGACCGGCGGCATTGATGTTCTGTTTCAGCAGGCGACATTTATCAACACTATCATTGCCGGCAATCTCGATCCCAACGGCAACCAGTCAGATCTCGATATTGGCAGTGGCGGCTCAATCAACCTGGCAAACTCTTTCAACAACATGATCGGTTCGCCCGGAAACACGGGCTTTACCGATGGCGTAAACGGCAATCACGTCGGCGCGACCGATGCCTTGCTTGCGCCTTTGGGCAACTACGGCGGGTTGACGCAGACCGCGCCGCCGCTGGGCAATAGTCCGGCGTTGAATGGCGGTCGCAATATCGGCGCTCCTGTGACCGACCAACGGGGCGCGTCGCGTCCTTTGAACGGCACAGTAGACATCGGCGCGGTTGAAGTGAACTTTATCGTCACCAATACTGGCGACAATCCAGATAACAATATTGGCAATGGTCTTTGTGCGACGGCGGCGTCGGTTTGTTCGCTGCGCGCGGCGATTCAGGAAGCCAATACGACGACCAACGCCCTCATCTCATTCAATCTGCCATCGCCATCACTCATCAACCTGTCCAGCGCCTTCCCGACTATTAGCTCGAATATGTTTATCTTAGGTCCTGGTTCGAGTTCATTGACGATCAGCGGCAATAACAGCTTCCGGGTTTTCCAGATTGGCTCTGCGACAACCGTCGGACTTGTCGGATTGAAAATTACGCAAGGGAACTCGGCGGCAGAGGGCGGCGGCATCAGCAATCAGGGAATACTGACAGTGACACGTTGCTTGATAAGCAATAATACGGCGGTTAATGAGGGCGGCGGCATTGCGAATACCGGAACGTTGACGATTGCCGATTCCACGATCAGCAATAACACCAGCACGCTGGACGGCGGCGGCATCGCAAGCTATGGGGCGTTGACGGTCAGTGGTTCAACTTTCATCGGCAACTCGACGAACATTAACGGCGGCGGCATTGCCATTTTGAACGGCGGCGCGTTGCAAGGCTCGCTTTCAATCACCAATAGCACGTTCTCAGTCAACCAGGCAGCCGTCACCGGCGGCGGCATATCCTTCGACACTTCGGTGACCACCAACACCATCACCAATTGCACGATTTCGCAGAACCAGCAAACCAATGTTGGCAGCAGCGGCGGCGGACTGGGTATATCGGCAGGAACCGTGACGCTCAAAAACACCATCATCGCCAACAACACCAAAAACGGCGGCAGCCAGTCGGACATCACCGTCACCGGCGGCACGGTCAGCGCCTCCAGTTCCTACAACCTGATCGGCATCGGCGGCGCAGGCGGATTAGCCAACGGGGTGAACAATAATCAAGTTGGCGTCACCAACGCTGGTCTGGGACCTTTGAATAACTACGGCGGCACGACACTGACGTATGCGCTTACCCAGACCAGCGTCGCGCTCAATGCAGGAACCAGCAGCGGCGCGCCGACGACCGATCAGCGCGGCATTGCGCGCCCCTCAGGCGCTGCATTCGACATCGGCGCGTTTGAAAACAATGTGACCATCACTCCCACGTCGCTACCAACCGGGACGGTAGGAACCGCCTATCCAACGCAGACTTTTTCAGCCACCGGTGGCATCAGTGACAATTTCACCACCTGGATATTATCAGGGACTTTACCGGCAGGGCTGACCTTCGATGCGGGAAACCATGATTTGTCCGGCACGCCCACTCAAAGCGGCACTTTTCAGTTTTCGCTGATCGCCCTGGATGACACGGGCATTGGCGGTGTGATCAATTATACCCTGACGATTAACCCGCAGGTGCTGGATCATTTCGCGATTGGCACGATCAGCGGCGCGAAGACGGCGGGTACGCCGTTCAACATCACCATCACCGCGCAGGATGCCTCGAATAACACAGTGGTTGGGTTTAACGGCACAGTCAATTTGAGCACGACCGCAGGTTCAATCAGCCCGACAACCTCCGGCGCGTTCACCAACGGCACGCTCACCCAGAGCGTCACCGTGACCCAGTCAGGCACGGGTAAAACCATCACAGTGAATGATGGCAGTGGGCACAGCGGCACGAGCAACACTTTCACTGTGAACGCGGGCGCGCTCGATCACTTTGCAATTGGCGCGATCAGCACGCAGACCGCAGGCATTGCGTTTAATATCTCGCTCACCGCGCAGGATGCGAACAACAACACCGTCACCAGCTTCGCCAGCACGGTTAGCTTGAGCACCACGGCGGGAACGATCAGCCCAACGACTTCAGGCGCATTCACCAGCGGCACACGGACGCAAAGCGTGACCGTGACCCAAGCGGGCGCGAGCAAAACCATCACCGTCACACGCACCGCCGGGACTGAAACCGGCACGAGCAACACCTTCACCGTCAATGCCGGAGCGCTGCATCACTTCGCGATTGGCAACATCAGCGCACAGACCGCCGGTACGCCGTTTAGCATTGCGCTCACGGCGCAGGATGTGAACAACAACACGGTGACGAGTTTCACCGGCACGGTCAACCTGAGCACAACCGCCGGGACGATCAGCCCGACCACGTCGAGCGCCTTTACGAGTGGCGCACTTAATCAAAGCGTGACCGTGACGCAAGCGGGCGCAAGCAAGACCATCTCTGTTGATGATGGCAGTGGGCATACAGGCACAAGCAATAGCTTCACTGTGAACGCGGGCGCGTTGCATCATTTTGCGATCGCCACGATCAGCAGCCCGCAAAACGCAGGCACGGCATTCAACATCGCGTTGACAGCACAGGACATCAACAACAACACGGTGACGAGTTTCACCGGCACAGTGAATCTCAACACCACTGCCGGAACGATTACGCCAACCACATCAGGAGCATTCACCGGCGGCGCGCGCACCGAAAGCGTGACCGTCACGCAATCTGGAACCGGCAAGACCATCAGTGTTGATGACGGCAGCAGCCATACAGGCACGAGCAACACCTTCACCGTCAACCCCGGCGCAGTGCATCATTTTGCGATTGGCAATATCGCTCAACAGACCACAGGGATCGCGTTCAACATCACCATTACTGCGCAGGACGCCAACAACAACACCGTGACCGGATTTGTCAGCACAGTGAATTTAAGTACGACCGCCGGGACGATCAACCCGACGACATCAGGAGCTTTCACAGCGGGCGCGCGCGCGCAGAATGTGAGCGTATCGGCAGCGGGCACAGGCAGAACCATCAGCGTCAACGACGGCAGCGGTCACACTGGGACAAGCAACGGCTTTACGGTCATTGCCCCACCCAGCATCACCGCGCAAGCGGGCGTTTCCAGACAGCAAGGCTCGCCGATTTCCAATTCGCAAATCGCCACGGTCAGCGATACGGAAACGGCGGCGGGGAGCTTGATTGTCACCGTGACCAGCGCCAACCCGTCAAACGGCGTGACGCTTTCAAATATCGTCAACACCAACGGCACGGTCACGGCGGACCTCATTGCCAGTTGCGCCGCTACCAATGCCAGCTTCACCTTGCAGGTCAGCGACGGCAGTTTAACGGCGACTGCAACCTTGAATGTCACAGTCACAGCCAACAGCGCGCCGACGCTGGTTTACGGGGCGGCTTCAGTCAATCCAGGCGGTTCGATTACCAACCCGCCGACGACGGCGAGCGACAATGGCAGCATCGTTTCATATGCCGTGCAGTCGCAAGGCACTTATACCGGCACGATTTCGGTCAATGCGTCCGGCGTGGCTTCGATCAGCAATCCCTCGCCTGTGGGCGCGCATACGATCACGATTCGCGCGACGGACAATTGCGGCGCGACGACCGATGCGACTTTCACGCTGACGGTCAATTGCGTGACGAGTTTTACGGTCAATAACGCAGGCGACGAACCTGACGCCATGCCAGGCGATGGCATCTGCGCGACGGCGGGCGGCGTCTGCACGTTGCGCGCCGCGATTGAAGATGCCAATGCCCTCACGACGTGCGCGCCGCTCCAAATTAACTTCGCGGGGGGCATCACGCTCATCACGTTGACGAACGGTCAACTCAATATCAATCGAGGCATGACCATCAACGGACCGGGCGCGGATACGTTGACGATTTCAGGCAGCGGGCTGAGTCGCGTCTTTCAGATCAGCAGCGCGACCGTCTCGCTCAACGGCCTGACCATCACCGGCGGAAGTACCACCAGCGCGGGCGGCGGTATCGTCAACAGTGGCACCAGCGCGTTGACCGTGACCGCTTGCGTCGTGACCGGCAACACCGCCGACAGCTTGGGCGGCGGTATTGCCAATCTGGCTGGTAATACCTTGAACGTAATCAACAGCGCCGTCTCGAACAATATTAGCAACTTCACCGGCGGCAGCGGTGGCGGCGGCGGCATCAGCAACAACGGCACGTTGACCGTCACCAATTCGACCATCTCCGGCAATACCAAGAACAACGGCGATAATAACGGCGGCGGCATCTGGAGCATCAACACCGCGACCATTATCAACTCAACCATCACCAATAACACTGCCGCGGGGATGAACCGGGCAGGCGGTCTGTACCGGCAAAGCGCGTCGGGAACAGTGACCGTGTTCAATTCGATCATTGCCGCCAACAGTAGCAACACGACCGTGCCGGATGTGACCGGTTCGTTCGCCACTACGGGCGGCGGTCACAACTTCATCGGCAACGTCGGCTCGGCGACAGGCTTTAACCAGACCGGAGATCAAACCGGCACAGGAGCCTCGCCGCTCGACCCGTTGCTCGCCGCGCTCGGCAGTTATGGCGGCACGACGCCAACGCACGCCTTGCTGCCTGGCAGCCCTGCCATCAATGCAGGCACGTCGAGCGGCGCTCCGGCGAACGATCAACGCGGCAGCGCCCGCGTCGGCAGCGTGGACATCGGCGCGTTTGAATCGCAAGGCTTCACGTTGATGATTGCCAGCGGCAACAATCAAAGCGCCACGGCAGGCACAGCCTTTGCCAGTCCATTGAGCGTGACCGTGACTTCTGCCAACAGCGAGCCAGTCAACGGTGGGCAAGTCACTTTCACCCCACCCGCGAGCGGCGCAAGCTGCACGGTGGCAGGCAATCCCGCCACGATTGCGAGCGGCGCGGCGACTTCGGGAACCGTCACCGCTAATGCCAACAGCGGCGGTCCCTACAACGTGGCGGCAAGCGCGACTGGCGCGACGGTCATCAATTTCTCGTTGACCAACACCAACAGCGCGCCAAACTTCACCCCCGCGTCAGCCCTCACGCGACAGCAAGGCAGTCCGGCAGGCGCAGCGGTGACGGTCGGCAACGTCTCAGACGCCGAAACGGCTGCCGGTAGTTTGACCGTGACGCAGATTGCGGGCGGCAGCGCAACGGGCATCACTGTCACCGGCATCACGAATACGAACGGGACAATCACTGCGCAGGTGAGCGCGGATTGCAATGCCACCACCGGCACAGTGCGCTTCCAGGTATCGGACGGCATCTCGACTGGCACCGGCGACCTGCAAGTCAATGTCACGAACAACAGCACTCCGACTTTGACTTATAACAACGCCTCGGTTGCGGCTGGCAGTTCGACGACCATCAATGCGGCAACCGCAACCGATAACGGCTCGATTGCTTCGTACTCGTTGCAAAATCAGGGGACCTACACCGGCACAATCTCTGTCAACAGCGGCACAGGACAAGTTTCAATCAGCAATGCCACGCCGGGCGGCGCGCACACCATCACCATTCGCGCTGTAGATAACTGCGGCGGGGCGGGCGGCACAACCGACGTGACCTTTACTTTGACGGTCACTTGCCCAACCATCACGATCAATCCTGCGACGTTGCCGAACGGCACGCAAGGCACAGGGTACAGCCAGACCATCACGCCGAGTGGCGGGTCTTCGACCAATTACACCTATTCGTTTACAGGCACACTGCCTACAGGTGTGAATTTATCGGTGGGACCTTCGGCGACCGCAAGCTTGAGCGGCACGCCTACGGCTGGTGGCACGTTCAACTTCACGATTACCGCGACCGATGCCAATGGCTGTTCAGGCAGCAAGGCTTACACGGTAATCATCAACGCCCTGCCGACGATCAGCGCGGTTGGCGCGAGTCGGCAGCAAGGCTCCTCTGCGTCCAGTTCAATCATCGCCAATGTCAACGATGCAGAGAGCGGCGCGGCAGGCGTAACGGTGACGGTCAATGGCGGCGCATCGGCTACCGTAAACGGCGTGACGGTATCGGGCATCGTCAACAGCAACGGCACAGTGACGGCAAACATCAGCGCCAGTTGCGCCGCTACGACTGCCACGTTTACATTGGCGGCAACCGATGGCGGCGGCGCGACTGCAACGACTACCTTGACGGTAACCGTAACGCCGGACACCCAAGCGCCGACCATCACTTGCCCAGCGAATGTGACGCAGGCAACCGACGCGGGACAGTGTTCGGCGGTGGTGACCTATACAACGCCGACGGCTAGCGATAATTGCGGCACGCCAACCGTGATTTGCTCACCGGCATCAGGTTCGACCTTTGCGCAAGGCACGACGACGGTGACTTGCACGGCGACCGATGGCGGCAACAACACGGCGAACTGTTCGTTCACGGTGACGGTCAATGACACGACAGCGCCAACCCTCACTTGCCCTGCCAACCTCACCCAACCGGCGACTGCCGGACAATGTTCAGCAGTCGTCACCTACACCCCGCCGACCGCCACCGATAATTGTTCCGGGGTCGGCGCGGTCAGTTGCACTCCAGCATCGGGTTCGAGCTTTGCGCAAGGCACGACCACCGTCACCTGCAATGTTACAGACGCAAGCGGCAACCCTGCCTCGTGCAGCTTCACGGTAACGGTGACGGACACCCAAGCGCCGACGATTGCTTGTCCGGCGAACCTCACTGTGCCAACGACAGCCGGGCAATGCTCGGCGGTGGTAACTTACACGACGCCGCAGGCTACGGATAATTGTTCGGGAGTGGGGGCGGTGAGTTGTGTGCCCGCCAGTGGTTCGACGTTTGCGAAAGGGGTGACGACGGTGACTTGTTCGGTCGCGGATGCGGCGGGCAATCCGGCAAGTTGTTCGTTTACCATCACTGTCAATGACACCCAGAATCCGACCTTGGGAGCCTGTCCGGCTAATATCAATGCCACGACAGGCGGTAGTTGCGCCAGCGTCACCTACACGCCACCAACGGTCAGCGATAATTGTCCGGGAGCTACGGTTAGTTGTGTGCCGCCATCAGGGACTTGCTTCAATCTGGGAACGACTACAGTTACCTGCACGGCTACGGATACCGCGAACAACACCGCGCAATGCGCGTTCACGGTGACGGTGTCGCCTTGCACGATCACTTGCGGCGCGAACCTCACAGTGTCAACCGATGCCGGGCTGTGCAGTGCTGTGGTCAACTACAGTTTGCCTATGGCTACAGGTTCGTGCGGCACTGTGAGTTGTGTGCCAGCCGCTGGCGCGGTCTTCCCGAAAGGCACGACGACGGTGACCTGCATGATGCAGACCGGGCCGAGTTGTGCGTTTACGGTGACGGTCAACGACAATGAGAATCCGCAGAGTTGCGTGACGCCGCCGGCGAATATGATTTCGTGGTGGCCCGGCGACGGCAATGCCAATGATATTCAAGGCGCGAACCAGGGAAGCGGCGGCGCGTTTGCGACCGGCAAGGTCGGGCAGGCATTCTCCTTCAGCGGTTCCACACTGGTCAGCGCGCCCAATTCTGCGAGCCTCAATCTGACAGGTACGGCAGTGACTCTCGATGGCTGGATTCGCCCGACGGCAAGTACCGATGCGGTCTACTTAGGCAAGTCGCAAAACGCCGCCAACGACTATGTATTGCTTTATCAGTCCGGGCAACTCTCCGCCATCATCAAAGCCGGTGGCACAGAGACCACTGTCAACACTGGCGTTGTCCCGGCGCTCAATCAATGGACGCATATCGCTCTGGTCTATAACGGCGCAACGATAAAGGTCTATGCCGACGGCGCAGAGGTTGGCTCCACAGCCAAGACCGGCAACCTTGCAGGCTCGAACGTGCCGTTTTCCATAGGTGGTCGCGCGGGCGAGTTGTTCTTCAACGGTTTGATAGATGAAGTCGAAGTCTTTGACAGAGCGTTGTCGGCTGCGGAGATTCAAAGCATCTACAACGCCGGAAGTTTTGGCAAATGCAAACCCGTTGTGGTGAATGCGACAGGGCAGTGTTCGGCAACCGTCAATTACACAGCGCCAGACTTTGCCGATAACTGCGCGGGCGGCACTGTAGTTTGCGTTCCGGCATCAGGGACGACATTTACCGTTGGCGTGACAACCGTCAATTGCACGGTGACGGATGCCGCGAACAACACCTTCGCCAATGCTTTCACCGCGCGCGTGGTGGATGGGCAAGCGCCTATCATTGGCGCTTGTCCAACAAACATCAACGTCAATGAGAGCGCCCCTGGTTCAGGCTCTGCAACCGTCACCTACACAGCGCCAACGGTGAGCGATAACTGTTCGGGCGCAAGCGTCACCTGCAATCCGGCATCGGGGTCGAGCTTCTCTGTTGGCACGACGACAGTGACCTGCACAGCTACGGATGCTGCGGGTAATACAGCCAATTGCGGGTTCACCGTGAACGTCAGTTCAACCTGTTCGATTACCTGCCCGGCAAACGTGACAGTGAATACGGCAAGCGGACTCTGCACCGCCGTCGTAAATTATTCAGCGCCCACCACAGCAGGGACTTGCGGAACGGTTACGTGCAATCCGGCAAGTGGTTCGGTGTTCAGCAAAGGCGTGACAACCGTAACCTGCTCCACCACAGCGGGACCGTCGTGCAGTTTCACAGTCACGGTCAACGATATGCAGAATCCAACTCTCACTTGCCCTGCGAATGTGACACAGTCAACCGACGCGGGCGTTTGTACAGCCGTAGTCACCTATGCCAACGCGACCGCGAGCGACAATTGTCCAGGCATAGGCACACCGACCTGCACGCCGCCATCCGGTTCGGTGTTCAACAAAGGTGTTACTACGGTCAACTGCTCGGTCAGCGATGCAAGCGGCAACACGACAAGTTGTTCGTTCACGGTGACGGTCAATGACACGACAGCGCCAACCCTCACTTGTCCTGCCAACCTCACCCAACCGGCGACTGCCGGACAATGTTCAGCAGTCGTCACCTACACCCCGCCGACCGCCACCGATAATTGTTCCGGGGTCGGCGCGGTCAGTTGCACTCCGGCATCGGGTTCGAGCTTTGCGCAAGGCACGACCACCGTCACCTGCAATGTTACAGACGCAAGCGGCAACCCTGCCTCGTGCAGCTTCACGGTAACGGTGACGGACACCCAAGCGCCGACGATTGCTTGTCCGGCGAACCTCACTGTGCCAACGACAGCCGGGCAATGCTCGGCGGTGGTAACTTACACGACGCCGCAGGCTACGGATAATTGTTCGGGAGTGGGGGCGGTGAGTTGTGTGCCCGCCAGTGGTTCGACGTTTGCGAAAGGGGTGACGACGGTGACTTGTTCGGTCGCGGATGCGGCGGGCAATCCGGCAAGTTGTAGTTTTACCATCACTGTCAACGACACCCAGAATCCGACGATCAATTGTCCTGCCAGTCTCACCGTGCTAACGGGTTCGGGTTGCGTCAACGTCACCTACGCTACGCCTGCGGGCGCAGATAACTGCCCGTTACCGCCGAACGCTGTAGTCTGTACCCCGCCATCGGGAAGCTGTTTTGCCGTTGGCACAACAACCGTAACCTGCACCGTAACCGATGCCAGCAGCAACACCGCGCAATGCCAATTCACAGTGACGGTAGTGCCTTGCGTTATCAGTTGTCCGGCAAACATCATCAAGGAGAACGACCCGAATCAATGTGGCGCAGTTGTCACCTTTGCGCCGACGGCGACCGCAGGGTGCGGCACGGTCAGTTGCAGCCCCGCCTCCGGAACCTTCTTCCCGAAAGGGACGACGACCGTAACTTGCGGCACGACAGCCGGACCGAGTTGCAGTTTTACAGTGACAGTCAACGACACTCAGCCGCCGCAACTTAGCTGTCCACCGAATCAAACTCGTGTTACTGCCTTACCCGGAGACAGTACGGCGGTGGTGAATTATCCCGCGCCAATCGTGAGTGATAATTGTCCGGGTGTCACAATGGCATGCCTCCCGCCTTCGGGTTCAACCTTCGCTCTGGGGGTGACGACGGTCACTTGCACGGCGATTGATGCGGTGGGCAATCCGGCAACCTGCTCATTCACTATTAGCCTGTTCAACGCCTGCTTACAGGATGATTCGACATCGACAACGGTGTTGTTGTGGAATACCTTCACCGGTGATTATCGTTTCTGTTGTAGCGGAACGGTCTATACAGGGAAGGGCAGTGTGACGAAACAGGGCAACTTGTGGACCTTGACGCACAATACAACAGACCGCCGGGTGTTGGTGAGATTGGATGGCAGCGCCAACAGTGGTTCCGGGTATATGCAGACGCCGCCGGGAACGACGCGCTGTAGCATTACTGACCGCGACATCCGCAACAACTCCTGTCTGTGTCAGTGA